The sequence CTGAGCGCATCGAAAAAACCACTTCCAGCATCAAAGCCGTAGGACTCGCGCCCCAAAACGGTTGCCAAGTCGAAACGGAAACCATCTACACCCATTTCTCCCGCCCAATAGCGCAAACTATCCATCACCATCTGCAACACTCTTGGGTGGCGCACATTTAATGTATTGCCACACCCTGTATCGTTGACATAAAAACGTTGATCGTGCGCTTGTAGCGCATAGTAAGACGCGTTATCGATACCCCGAAAAGAAAGAGTGGGGCCTAAATGATTACCTTCAGCCGTGTGGTTATAAACAACATCCAGAATCACCTCCATTCCGGCTTCATGTACCGCGCTAACCATTCTTTTAAATTCGACTGGCCGTCCACTACCAGAATAACCTGCATGAGGAGAGAAAAAGTGTAGAGAGTTATAGCCCCAGTAATTACTTAACCCGTGGCTTTGTAAAAAATACTCATCAATAAAACCGTGTACCGGTAACAGCTCTATAGAGGTAATACCCAAATTTTTCAGATACGCCAGAACTTTCGGGTGTGCTAGCCCCGCATAACTGCCCCGATCATGGGCAGGCACGTCAAGGTTTAGCTGGCTAAAGCCTTTCACATGCGTTTCGTACACAACCATTTCATTCCTTGGAATGTTGGGTTTGTTGTGAGCCGGATGCGGCAGATCTTGAATACTTAGATCTTCCTCCGATACTACGACACACTTCGGCACTTCAGCAGCGTTGTCACGAGTATCAAGAACCAGATCTTGATGTGGACTATCAAGATCGTAGCCATAAACTCCGGGCACCCAACGAAACAGACCGTCAATTTGCTTAGCGTAAGGATCCAGTAATAACTTATGTGGATTAAAGCGGTGCCCTCTCTGGGGTTCGTATGCACCGTGCACTCGATAACCGTATAGCGCTCCCGACGGCAGCCCCTCGACAAAAACATGCCAGACCTGATCAGTTTGAGCGTCCATGGTAATACGCGCTAGCTCCATTCGCCCCAACTCATCAAATAGGCATAACTCTACACTCGACGCATGAGCAGAAAAAAGCGCGAAATTAACGCCTCCCTCAAGACAACTCGCGCCGAGAGGATAGGAACTCCCCTCTCGAGTAACAAATTGTTTCGTTTGCGTAAACTTATTCATTCAATCTATTACCCCACGGAATTTTAACAACGCACTAGCCTCTCACTCATTACACGTTAATATTACAGCCGCTAACGGAGGCAACGTTATTTGAATGGAGTGATCCCGATGGTGCCAAGGCACAGGCTCGGAGGAAACTTCACCCGCATTCCCTACGTTACTTCCCCCATATATTTCACTATCAGTATTCAACAACTCTTTATACACCCCGGGCTCGCGGACCCCTACGCGATACCCTTCTCTCACCATTGGCGTAAAGTTGCAGACGAACAACAATTTTTCGTGGGAGTTTTTTGAGATACGGTAAAAAGCAAAAATTGAATTGTGCCGATCGTCAGCCTCTACCCATTCAAAACCGGCTTCCTCTGCATCGAGTTCATAAAGAGCGGGCGACGCGCAATATAATTTATTCAGATCGCGAATCAACCATTTAACGCCCGCATGCTCCGGGATTTCGAGCTGATCCCAACGCAAGCTCTGATCATGATCCCATTCCGGCCCTTGACCAAACTCACATCCCATAAACAATAACTTTTTACCCGGATGCGCCCACATAAAAGCGTAATAGGCTCGCAAATTCGCGAATTTTTGCCAAGTATCGCCAGGCATTCGGCCCAGTATCGAGCCCTTACCGTGTACAACTTCATCATGACTTAAAGGTAAAATAAAATTTTCGCTGAATGCATAGTAAAGGCTGAATGTCATACCGTGATGATGGAATTGTCGATGGACAGGCTCTTTGGCAATATAGTCTAGACTATCGTTCATCCACCCCATATTCCATTTATAGCCAAATCCAAGACCACCAAAATTCGTTGGCTTGGATACGCCCGGCCACGCTGTGGACTCTTCCGCAACCATCATACAATTAGGGTAATTTTTGTAGACGCGCTCGTTTACATGGCGCAGAAAATCGATTGCTTCTAAATTCTCCCGTCCACCATAGGCATTAGGCACCCATTCACCGTCGTT is a genomic window of Teredinibacter purpureus containing:
- the glgX gene encoding glycogen debranching protein GlgX, with translation MNKFTQTKQFVTREGSSYPLGASCLEGGVNFALFSAHASSVELCLFDELGRMELARITMDAQTDQVWHVFVEGLPSGALYGYRVHGAYEPQRGHRFNPHKLLLDPYAKQIDGLFRWVPGVYGYDLDSPHQDLVLDTRDNAAEVPKCVVVSEEDLSIQDLPHPAHNKPNIPRNEMVVYETHVKGFSQLNLDVPAHDRGSYAGLAHPKVLAYLKNLGITSIELLPVHGFIDEYFLQSHGLSNYWGYNSLHFFSPHAGYSGSGRPVEFKRMVSAVHEAGMEVILDVVYNHTAEGNHLGPTLSFRGIDNASYYALQAHDQRFYVNDTGCGNTLNVRHPRVLQMVMDSLRYWAGEMGVDGFRFDLATVLGRESYGFDAGSGFFDALRQDPVLANVKLIAEPWDIGPGGYQLGNYPSGWCEWNDRYRDTCRKFWKGEPGVLPEFARRIHGSSDLFEHSGRTPSSSINFVTSHDGFTLHDLVSYREKHNERNKEQNRDGHHANFSENYGVEGKTTDIKIGSIRRRQKRNILATLFLSQGTPMLLAGDELGKTQKGNNNAYCQDNDITWIDWQALTEEDKELQEYVSYIISIRQQYPLLTFPRYIHRPDEPNSNIKCAVRWVNTAGEEMKESHWTEQNVNTLGWILERYPVDDAALSEGKSRLLVLFNSGLSDVDFRIPIGTPDADGIEALYWEAKIDTKQEKGIPVIPRFEKGGMITLPAQSLQLLVAVFEH